GTGCTGACCGCGGACTGGGGGCTGGCCGAGCGCGGCGGAGGGCAGCGCACGACCTTCGGGCTGCGCCGCGAGGAAAACGGCGTCGAGGCGCTGTACCTCGCGCCGGGCCTGCCGGCCTGGCTGCGCTACCGCTCCCTGACCTGGTATCCGGGCGCGGCGCGCTTCTGCCGCGAACGCCTGCGCGAATTCGACGCCGTGCACATCTACGGGCTCTACGACCTGCTCGGCCCGCGCGTGGCCGCCGCCTGCCGCGCCGGCGGCGTGGCGTATGCCGTGGAACCGATGGGCATGTATCTGCCCATCGTACGCAGCGTGCGCCTCAAACGCGCCTACCATGCGCTGTTCGGCCGCGCGCTGATCTCCGGGGCGCGCGCGGTGATCGCCACCTCCGAGCAGGAGGCGGCGGAACTCGCCGGCGGCGGCGTGGAGCCGGGGCGCATCCTGCTGCGGCGCAATGGGGTCGCGCTTCCCGGGGCGCTTCCGCCGCGCGGGCAATTCCGCGCGGCCCACGGGATTGCCAGCGACGCGCAGGTGGTGCTTTTTCTAGGGCGCCTGGCCAGCAAGAAGAGCCCGGAGCTGCTCCTGCGCGCCTTCGCGCATCTGGCCGGCGGCGACGACGCGGCACGGCTGCGCCTGGTCTTCGCCGGGCCGGACGATGAAAATATGATGAAACGCCTCAGGGAGTCCGCACGTTTACTGGGGATAAGGAAAGGTGTAATCTTTGCCGGCCCGCTATTCGGTGAAAGCAAGTGGAGTGCGTACCGGGATGCCGACGTTTTCGTCCTGCCATCGCAGAACGAAAATTTCGGCAACGCCGCAGCCGAGGCCCTTGCGGCGGGCACCCCGGTGATCGTCACCGAGACGTGCGGGATTGCGGCACTGCTGGCGGAGGGAGCCGGGGTGATCGTGCCACACGACGAGGCGGCGCTCACCGGCGCACTGCAGCGGGTGCTGCACGATGCGGCGCTGCGCGAGCGTTTGCAGGCGGGAGGGGCCGCGCTGCTGCCGCGCCTGGGATGGGAAGAGCCCGTCCGGGAGATGGAACAGCTTTACGAAAGGCTGGGCCGCAGACCATGATTTTTTCATGGTCCGGGAGGACGTAATTACTTAATTCATGGCGGCCTCAAAACATCCCGTCCTGCGCACGGTGTGGTGGAGCGCCGACCTCCTCCTGAAGCTGGCCTTGGTGACCCTGCTCTACTCGGGGACCTGGGAATTTTCCGTCCGGCAATATCTCCGGGGCTTTTCGAATGCGGTCGTTCCCGCGGTGGCCACGCCCGAACAAAAAGTGGAATCCATTCTTGACTGGCTGCGTGCCGGACCCGCACGCGCGCAGTCCCCTTCCCCGCAAGGACTCGCGCAGCGCGATCCGGAGACGACCCTCAACGATCAGGAACTCCTGCGCGTCTGCGGCACGGCAACCAATGCCTTCGTGAATCTGGCCAGAAGCTCCGGGCTTGCCGCACGCCGCCTGTTGCTGCTCAGCCCAGACGGCAGGGCAAAGCACGTCGTGGCGGAAGTCAAGATGGAGGGGCGCTGGGTGATCGTGGACCCCTCCTACCGCGCCATCCTGCGCGATGCGCAGGGTCGCATGCTCACGCGGCAGGATCTGCAGGACCCGCAAACGTTCCGGGAGGCCACCCGCGTTATTCCCGGCTATCCCCCCGAGTATAGCTACGAAAAGTTCGCGCACATCCGCCTGGCGCGGCTGCCTCTCGCTGGCCTCCGCCTGCGCCGGTTCCTCAATGCGGTCTATCCCCGTTGGGATGAGAAGGTGGACTTGACCTTGCTCGTGGAGCGCGAATCCATGGCCCTGCTGGCCGCCTCCATCGCGCTGGTGGTTTCCCTGCTGCTCCTGCGCATCCTCCTGGTGCGGTATGCCGACCGCCGGTGGTCATTCACGTTGTGCCGCCGGTACCTGCGTTTATTTGGCAGCAGCCCCAATCCCTATATCCAATCCGCGCTAAACTAAGCGCGTGTGCGGCATCTGCGGAATTGTCCTGACGGCAAATCCGGCGACGGCGGAAGCGCGCGTGCGCGGCATGACCGCGGCGCTGCGGCATCGCGGCCCGGACGACGAAGGCTTTCTCGCCGGCGATCCGCGCGCACCGGGCGTGGCGCTGGGCATGCGGCGGCTCAGCATCATTGACCTCCAGGGGGGCCACCAGCCCATTTGGAACGAGGCGCACGACATCGCCGTGGTCCTCAACGGCGAGATTTACAACTACCGCGACTTGCGCGAACGCCTGACCCGCGCCGGCCATCATTTCGCCACGCACTCCGATACCGAAGTGCTGGTCCACGGGTGGGAAGAGTGGGGCGAGGATTGCCTGCACGAACTGCGCGGGATGTATGCCTTCGCCGTGCTCGACCTGCGCGGCCAGGTCCTGGCACCGCAGCTCTTTCTCGCGCGCGATCCCCTGGGCATCAAGCCGCTGTACTACACGCAGACCCGCGAAGGCCTCTTCTTCGCCTCCGAGGTGCGCGCGCTGCTCGCCGGAGGGGTGGCCAAAAAGCTTTCCCCGGACGCGCTGACCTCCTATCTCCTGTTCGGTTCCGTCTCCGAGCCGGTGACGCTGCTGGAGAACGTGTTTTCGGTGCCCCCGGGACACTCCATCCTGCTGCTGGTGCCCGATCGCCGGCAGTTGCCGCGGCCGCGCCCCTGGTGGGACCTGCGGCGCAGCCCCGCGGCGCGCGATCCCAAGCGCCCCCGGGACTTCGCGGGAGCGGTGCGCGCGCTGCGCCCGCTGCTCGAGGATTCCGTGCGCGCGCATCTGATCGCCGACGTGCCCGTGGGGCTGTTTCTCTCCAGCGGGCTGGATTCCAGCGCCCTGGCCGCGCTGGCGGCGCGCGAACAGCGCGGCATCCGCAGCTTCACGCTGACGTTTCCGGGAACTCTTTACGACGAAGCCCCGCTGGCTCGCTGCGTCGCCAAACACTGCGGCACCGAGCACAGCGAAGTGCCGCTGGGCGGCGCGGAAATGCTGGAGCATCTGGAGAGCGCGCTGGGCGCGCTCGACCAGCCGACCATGGACGGCATCAACACCTATCTAGTCTCCTGGGCCGCGCGGCAGGTAGGGCTGAAAGTGGCGCTCTCGGGCCTTGGCGGCGATGAACTCTTCGCCGGCTACCGCACCTTTCGCGATGTGCCGCGCCTGCGGGGCCTCGCGCAACTGGCGCGCCTTTTCCCTTCTGCGCTGCGCCACGTGACCGCGCCGCTGATCGAGCGCCTCGCCGCGCGCGGCGCCGCTCCTGACGCCGCGCGCAAGGCCGCCGCGCTGTGGCGCGACCGGGAGCGTCTGCCCGACGCCTACTTCTTCGCCCGCGCTCTGTTTCCCCCGGGGGAACTGGAGCGCATCGCCACCCCGCGCTATCGCAGCAGCGCCATCGGCGGGGACGGCACGGCATTGCTGCCCACCTGGCTGGGCTGGATCGAGCACGTCGCCGGAGACGCCCGCAACATGGAGCGCGTGGCGGGCATCTCCTGGCTCGAGCTGCGCACCTACATGGTCAGCACCCTGCTGCGCGACACGGACTCCGTGAGCATGGACCGTTCCCTGGAGGTGCGCGTGCCGCTGCTGGATACGCCGCTGGTGGAATTTCTGGCCACGCTGCCGGACGCGGCGCGGCGCCGCCCGAAAGTGCAGAAGGCCCTGCTGGTGGAAGCGCTGCGGGATGCGCTGCCGGAGGAGATCGTGACGCAGGCGAAGCGCACGTTTACCTTGCCGTGGGAGGAGTGGCTGCGCGGGCCGCTGCGCGAGCGCATCGAAACGAGTCTTGCGGAGCCGGCCGCGGCGCTCGCGCCGCACCTGCGCCTGGGGGGAGTGCGCGGAGTCTGGGAGGCGTTTCAGGCGGGGCGCACGTCGTGGTCGCGGGTATGGTCGCTGTACGTGCTAAACGAGTGGTGCCACCGCAATCTGTAGCGGCGGGCCTTAGCAGGCGGTCATTTTGCGGGCCGGTTGCACACCACAAAGAAGGCAGGCGCCCGACAAAACGGGGATAAATTCCGCCTGGGGCGGCACTACTCCCGCACGATTTCGTAGCGATGCGTGAGCGCCGCCGTCTTCTTCAGCATGGCCGCCACCGAGCAATATTTCTCCTGGCTCAAGCCGATGGCCCGCTGCACGGCCGTTTCCTCGAGCTGCCCCTTCAAGCGGAATAGAATCTCGATTTTCGTCCACACGGTGGGCGGCTCGGCGGCGCGCTCGCCGGAGACAAGCACCTCGAGGGATTCCAACTTCTGGCGTTTTTTCGCCAGAATAAGGACCACGTCGGTGGCCGTACACGCGCCCAGGGCCATGATCAGCAGCTCCATCGGCCCCGGCGCCTGGTTGGAGTCGCGGTCGCAATCCAGGGCCAGGGCGTGTCCCGAAGGGCTGGTGGCCACGAATTTCTGCCCGCCAATCCACTGCACCGTTGCCGTCTGCATGGAGCCTCCTGAGAAGAAAATGAGGATAGCACTTCTTTGATTTTCCGCGGAGTAAGGGGCGTAAGAAGGAGGGGTCAGGAGTTCCGGGAGGAGATGACGGAAGCGACTTCGATGATGGGGTTGGGGAGCTGGCGCATGGTCTGGACGAAGAGGGCCACGATTTTGGCATCGAACTGCGCGCTGGCGCAACGCTCCAGCTCGGCCATGGCGTCCAAGGCGCTGCGGCCCTTTTTGTAGGTGCGGTCGCTGGTGATGGTGTCGTAGGCGTCGGCGATGGCGATGATGCGCGCGCCCAGGGGAATGCCGTCTCCCGTGAGGGCGTCGGGATAGCCGGAGCCGTCAAAATATTCGTGGTGATGGCGCACCATCTCGCGGATGCGCCCGAGCGGGGTCAAGGGCTCGAGGATCTTGGCGCCAAAGGTTACGTGGGACTTCATGGTCTCCCACTCGCCGGGATCGAGCGGGCCACTCTTGTTGAGAATGGCTTCGGGAATGGCCACTTTGCCGATGTCATGGAGGACGCCGGCGAGGCGGATTTCCTCGACCTCCACATCGTTCATGCCCAAGGCCTCGGCGATCAGCGCGGCGTAAGCGGAGACCTTCTGGGAATGGCCCTGCGTGTAGTGGTCCTTGGCGTCAATGGCAAAAGCGAGGGAAGTCACGGTGTCCAGCACCGCCTGCGGCAGCGAGGCCGGGCCGGCGCCGTTAGACGGCGCGGCTTCCGGCACAGCAGCGTCTGGAGAGAGCGATTCGGTGAATTGCTTAAGGCGCTGATAGATCTCCTCAAAAGCCTCGGGGCCCGTGGAAAACAGCCTCTTTAGTGTAACACCAAGATAGGCCTCGAGGACGTCGCGCTTCCACTTCTTGGCCTCGCCGGGGTCGAAATGGTCGGCGGTGGAAACAGCGTTGCCGCCCTGATGCTTGGAGAGGTACATGGAAGCGTCGGCCACCTGGATGAGTTCCTGAGGGGAAGAACCGTGCAGGGGGAAGCAGGCGATGCCGAAGCTCGCGGTGATGTTCTTCTCGCGCAGCAGGGGATCGGCGCAGACCCAGCCGCGCAGCTTGAGGGCCAGCTGGCGGGCGTGCTCCATGGTGGTTTCCGGCATCAGGATCACGAACTCGTCGCCGCCGTAGCGCGCCACGACGTCAGAGCGGCGGCAGTTGGTCTCCAGAATGTGCCCGACGCGCTGCAGCACCAGGTCCCCTTCGAGATGCCCGTAGAAATCGTTCACGAACTTGAAGCGGTCGAGGTCCATCAGCACCAGGGAGAAAGAGCGGCCCGCGCGCGTCGCCCGCTTCCATTCCGCCGAGAGAGCTTCCATAAAGAAGCGGTGGGTCTTGACGCCGGTCAGTCCGTCGGTGATGGCCTGTTCCTGGGCCTTCTGGAAGGTCAGGGCATTGTGCAGGGCGCCGGCGATCAGGTCGGCGAGCGTGCGCAACAAAAGAATCTCTTCTTCGTTGAAGTTCACGAGTTTTGTAGAGCCCACGTAGAGCACACCGTGCAGCTGATCGGCATAGAAGACGGGCAGGGCCATGGCCGCGATGCACTCGGCAAGCAGGGGCTTGAGCGCGGGATCGGGAGAATCCCCCGCACCGTAGAAGGCCATCTGCCCGGTGCGCGCCACGTGGCCGACGAGTCCCGCACCCAGGGGGATGCGCCAGCCGAGGGCGCCGCGCAGCTCCCC
This is a stretch of genomic DNA from Terriglobia bacterium. It encodes these proteins:
- a CDS encoding glycosyltransferase — its product is MRILKVTASYAPFFEFGGPPVKVQALAEGLTRRGHRVTVLTADWGLAERGGGQRTTFGLRREENGVEALYLAPGLPAWLRYRSLTWYPGAARFCRERLREFDAVHIYGLYDLLGPRVAAACRAGGVAYAVEPMGMYLPIVRSVRLKRAYHALFGRALISGARAVIATSEQEAAELAGGGVEPGRILLRRNGVALPGALPPRGQFRAAHGIASDAQVVLFLGRLASKKSPELLLRAFAHLAGGDDAARLRLVFAGPDDENMMKRLRESARLLGIRKGVIFAGPLFGESKWSAYRDADVFVLPSQNENFGNAAAEALAAGTPVIVTETCGIAALLAEGAGVIVPHDEAALTGALQRVLHDAALRERLQAGGAALLPRLGWEEPVREMEQLYERLGRRP
- a CDS encoding transglutaminase domain-containing protein, whose product is MAASKHPVLRTVWWSADLLLKLALVTLLYSGTWEFSVRQYLRGFSNAVVPAVATPEQKVESILDWLRAGPARAQSPSPQGLAQRDPETTLNDQELLRVCGTATNAFVNLARSSGLAARRLLLLSPDGRAKHVVAEVKMEGRWVIVDPSYRAILRDAQGRMLTRQDLQDPQTFREATRVIPGYPPEYSYEKFAHIRLARLPLAGLRLRRFLNAVYPRWDEKVDLTLLVERESMALLAASIALVVSLLLLRILLVRYADRRWSFTLCRRYLRLFGSSPNPYIQSALN
- the asnB gene encoding asparagine synthase (glutamine-hydrolyzing), with the protein product MCGICGIVLTANPATAEARVRGMTAALRHRGPDDEGFLAGDPRAPGVALGMRRLSIIDLQGGHQPIWNEAHDIAVVLNGEIYNYRDLRERLTRAGHHFATHSDTEVLVHGWEEWGEDCLHELRGMYAFAVLDLRGQVLAPQLFLARDPLGIKPLYYTQTREGLFFASEVRALLAGGVAKKLSPDALTSYLLFGSVSEPVTLLENVFSVPPGHSILLLVPDRRQLPRPRPWWDLRRSPAARDPKRPRDFAGAVRALRPLLEDSVRAHLIADVPVGLFLSSGLDSSALAALAAREQRGIRSFTLTFPGTLYDEAPLARCVAKHCGTEHSEVPLGGAEMLEHLESALGALDQPTMDGINTYLVSWAARQVGLKVALSGLGGDELFAGYRTFRDVPRLRGLAQLARLFPSALRHVTAPLIERLAARGAAPDAARKAAALWRDRERLPDAYFFARALFPPGELERIATPRYRSSAIGGDGTALLPTWLGWIEHVAGDARNMERVAGISWLELRTYMVSTLLRDTDSVSMDRSLEVRVPLLDTPLVEFLATLPDAARRRPKVQKALLVEALRDALPEEIVTQAKRTFTLPWEEWLRGPLRERIETSLAEPAAALAPHLRLGGVRGVWEAFQAGRTSWSRVWSLYVLNEWCHRNL
- a CDS encoding OsmC family protein yields the protein MQTATVQWIGGQKFVATSPSGHALALDCDRDSNQAPGPMELLIMALGACTATDVVLILAKKRQKLESLEVLVSGERAAEPPTVWTKIEILFRLKGQLEETAVQRAIGLSQEKYCSVAAMLKKTAALTHRYEIVRE